The bacterium genome contains the following window.
TTGGCTTTTTGTTGTCGTTTTGCTAGTTACAGCCATATTTACAAGATACATCCACCTTAAATCCATTCAGAAAAATGATTCAACATTCTATAACCTTCCTGCTGGAACCGATATGCTTACATATGATAACCAGGCACAAGAGATTTTAAAGGGAAGGCATCCAGCACCCTATTATTATGGCCCCTTATATTCATATTTTCTTTCTTTAGCCTACCTTATTTTTGGACATAATTTATATATCATAAGGTTTATCCAAATGATTTTTGGTGTCTTTACTTGTCTATTTATATTTCTTATTGCAAAAAAGGTATTTGGAAAGGGGGTTGCTATTGTATCTTTGGCATTGTCTGTTTTTTATGATATGTTTATAGTCCATGAAGGGCTTATTTTGCTTGAGGCACTTGCTACCTTTCTAAATACCCTCTTTATATTTTTTCTTCTTAAAAGCGAAGAAACTAGACAATTAAAATACATTTTTTTATCTGGCATTCTTTTGGCATTATCATCTCTTTGTAGAACAAGCATCTTGCTTTTTCTTCCATTTGTATTTATCTGGATGCTTGTTTTTTTTAAAAGAAGGGCGTTTTCTTACTTTTTTATTTTTAGCCTAACTACATTTATCTTTATATCTCCAGCAACAATAATGAATTATCTTTCCTCAAAAAAATTTACTTTGGTTACAACAAATGGACCTGTCCTCTTATGGATTGGAAATAATGAATGTGCAGATGGAACATACCTTACCTACCCCCTTCCTGAAAAGCTACAAAAGAGGCTTTCTGAAATAGGTGATAGGGCATATATTGAAGATGTAATAAGGTTTGCAAAAGAAAAACCGAAATTGTTTTTAAATCTTCTTCTTAAGAAGTTTTTACTCTTTTGGGGAAGATTTGAGATAGCAAATAATATGAATTATGAAGACATAAAAAAGGCTTCTTACATTATAAGGCTTCCCTTCTTTATAGGATTTGGATTTATTGCACCCCTTTCCCTTTTTGGGATGATTCTCTCATTAAAGAATAAAAGATGCCTCCTTCTTTTTCTTTTTATCTTTTCATTCATCCTTTCTATAATAGCTATTCATGTTCTTGGAAGATATAGGATTTCTTTTATCCCAGCCATTATCCCATTTGCTTCCTGCACCCTATTTTGGTTATATGAGAAAATAAGAAAGATGGAATATAAGAGGATTTTATTGTCTATTCCTCTTCTTTCTCTTTGCTTTTTTATTATCTGGCAGGAGGATGCAAGAATTTTTTATTTTAAGCTTAAAAATCCAGCTGGCATCCATAAAGATGGGGTTATAACAGATTCAAAATGTATACTATCACAAAGAAATGCTATTGTTCTTCATAATGGAGAAGAAGCAAAGAAGGAATTTATGATAATTGAGGACATCTCATTATACAAAGAGGCTAAATTATCATTTGATTATATGGCATATGGAGAGGGAAAGCTAATAATTGATATAAATGAAGGTGTTTATTCTATACAAGCAAATATACAACCAACACAAGGGATGAGTTTTAACCTCTATAACATTCCACTTCCAATAAAATTTTTAAAGAAAGGGAAAAATTCCTTTGTTTTTAAGGTAGAAGGAGATTGGGTGTTTGTCCTTCCTTATGACCCTATATATTCATTTAAAAGGTCACATCAATTTATAGATGGAAAATTTAAGAAGATAAATGGTGAATTTATAATTTCACTTAATCTTATAAATGCTTGAGGAATTATATAAACTTGGGCTCTTTTGCCATAGGAGACTCTCTGAACCAAAAAGGGTTCCTGCGTTTGTTATAAGTGTTGGAAATATTACAACGGGTGGAACAGGAAAGACGCAGATGGTTTTAAAGATTGCCCAAATCTTTAAGGAAAAGAAGGTTTGCATCTTAAGCAGGGGCTATAAGGGAAAATATGAAAATAAGGGTGCAATTGTTATGCCAAATATGAAGGTAGAGGATGTTGGAGATGAGCCTTTAATGCTTTCAAAGATGTGTAATATCCCTGTTATTGTTGGAAAGAATAGATACAAAAATGCGATGTTTGCAATTTCTCATCTTGGCGTAGATACAATTATCCTAGATGATGGATTTCAACATTGGGGATTATTTCGCAATTTAGATATTCTTCTTATAAATGGAGCTAATCCATTTGGAAATTATCACCTCCTTCCTTATGGAATTCTCCGTGAGCCACTATCTTGCATAAACAGGGCAGATATAATTATAATTACAAAAAAGAAAACCCCAAATCTTATTGATGTAATAAGGAAATTTAATAAAACCTCACCCATATTTGAGGCAGATTATAAACCAAGTGCTTTGTTGGACAATAATGGAAATNNNNNNNNNNTCCCTTATCCTTTATTTCTGGAAAAAAAGCCCTAGCTGTATCTGGAATAGGAGACCATTTGTCATTTGAAAACAGCTTAAAGGATTTGGGATGCTATGCAGAAGGCTTAAGGTTTCCCGACCACCATTTCTATTCTTCCTCTGATATAGAGAAAATAAAAATTAAGGGAGGGAAATTTGACCTTATTGTCTCAACATTAAAGGATAGGGAGAAATTAAAGGATATTTCCTGCCTTTTTCTTGATGTTTCCTTTTCAATAAGCGATGAGCCATCCTTTATCTCCTTAATTCAAGCCAAATCGTAAACTCTCCCTTTTTTAGGTTTTCCCATTTACCATTCTTTAAAAAGAAAGACCTTTTAAATGTAATTGATTCATCTATAGGAAATAAAAAGCTTTGTTCTGATGAAATAATAATGCTATTTTTTCCTTTGTTAAACAAAGAGGGAGAAAGCTTTATTGAACCATTTTGAATAAGGTATCCGCTTCCACCCATATTACAACTACCTTTAATTCTTCCATTAATATCAATGGTTAGTATTCCTGATGTATTTGCTTGATAGCTAAAAAGAAGGACAATTTCCTTAAATCTTTGTAGGTCTTCTGTAATAATTAGCTCTTTTTTTATCTCCTTTTTAGCAAGGACAAAGGCATCTTTGCTTAATTTCTCACAATCGCCATTATCCTTTATAATAATTACATTCTCAATCTCTTGATGTCTTCCCTCTGGATGAACAAAGGGATAGAAATAACCTGATATAGATTGCGAATAAACAAGAATAAGGGAAAAAAGCAATGGAATTAAAGCTAAAATAAGCCTTTTGCTTTCTCGTTTTCTAATCCTTTCATAAAACCAATATAGAGCAAACCCAGCAAAGACAATGAGAATTGGAACAAAGCAGATCCTATGCCTTCCCAATATAGTCATAATAACAATACTTAACATTCCAGAGAAGGTAAATATGTAGAGTAAAAATGCCCTTTTGAAATAGCTTAATGAAAGAATAATTCCTGTTAGTGCTAATGAGCTTGTAATTCCAAAGTTAATAAAGATAGGGAGGGAAAGGATATAAGAATATCTTCTTTGAATTGAAGAATTGAAATTATTATCAATCTCAAGATTGCTCCAGAAAAGGAGGAATTTTTTAAAAAGAAGCTTTATAAAGGCTTTTGGATTTTCTTTGATAAATGAGATAACCT
Protein-coding sequences here:
- a CDS encoding glycosyltransferase family 39 protein, which codes for MKRKKPIKKRLNIRQWTKYVYWLFVVVLLVTAIFTRYIHLKSIQKNDSTFYNLPAGTDMLTYDNQAQEILKGRHPAPYYYGPLYSYFLSLAYLIFGHNLYIIRFIQMIFGVFTCLFIFLIAKKVFGKGVAIVSLALSVFYDMFIVHEGLILLEALATFLNTLFIFFLLKSEETRQLKYIFLSGILLALSSLCRTSILLFLPFVFIWMLVFFKRRAFSYFFIFSLTTFIFISPATIMNYLSSKKFTLVTTNGPVLLWIGNNECADGTYLTYPLPEKLQKRLSEIGDRAYIEDVIRFAKEKPKLFLNLLLKKFLLFWGRFEIANNMNYEDIKKASYIIRLPFFIGFGFIAPLSLFGMILSLKNKRCLLLFLFIFSFILSIIAIHVLGRYRISFIPAIIPFASCTLFWLYEKIRKMEYKRILLSIPLLSLCFFIIWQEDARIFYFKLKNPAGIHKDGVITDSKCILSQRNAIVLHNGEEAKKEFMIIEDISLYKEAKLSFDYMAYGEGKLIIDINEGVYSIQANIQPTQGMSFNLYNIPLPIKFLKKGKNSFVFKVEGDWVFVLPYDPIYSFKRSHQFIDGKFKKINGEFIISLNLINA
- the lpxK gene encoding tetraacyldisaccharide 4'-kinase; translated protein: MLEELYKLGLFCHRRLSEPKRVPAFVISVGNITTGGTGKTQMVLKIAQIFKEKKVCILSRGYKGKYENKGAIVMPNMKVEDVGDEPLMLSKMCNIPVIVGKNRYKNAMFAISHLGVDTIILDDGFQHWGLFRNLDILLINGANPFGNYHLLPYGILREPLSCINRADIIIITKKKTPNLIDVIRKFNKTSPIFEADYKPSALLDNNGN
- a CDS encoding tetraacyldisaccharide 4'-kinase encodes the protein PLSFISGKKALAVSGIGDHLSFENSLKDLGCYAEGLRFPDHHFYSSSDIEKIKIKGGKFDLIVSTLKDREKLKDISCLFLDVSFSISDEPSFISLIQAKS
- a CDS encoding glycosyltransferase family 39 protein, with translation MKKKKRIDKGFKDKKEIIIVFLLLLIALILRLIYLSHLKTNDSSFYNPPAGTDMLTYDNYAKEILNGTFSKEPYSYGPLYFYFLALIYKIFGINAGIPRFIQMLIGLFTSFITYLIAKRGFNKIVGYVSLILSTIYPMFYIVEGVLLMESLVTFLNTLSVLLLLRIEDKPSYKNIAFAGVTLGLSALARANILLFIPFLLIWMFFNSKLLCDTSYSKIQNSKLLKFGFLCLIVLITISPATIRNYIGSGRFVLISTNGPVNLWMGNNPYATGEYKNPPSHYNDKVEERAKKEGDKAYTKEVISFIKENPKAFIKLLFKKFLLFWSNLEIDNNFNSSIQRRYSYILSLPIFINFGITSSLALTGIILSLSYFKRAFLLYIFTFSGMLSIVIMTILGRHRICFVPILIVFAGFALYWFYERIRKRESKRLILALIPLLFSLILVYSQSISGYFYPFVHPEGRHQEIENVIIIKDNGDCEKLSKDAFVLAKKEIKKELIITEDLQRFKEIVLLFSYQANTSGILTIDINGRIKGSCNMGGSGYLIQNGSIKLSPSLFNKGKNSIIISSEQSFLFPIDESITFKRSFFLKNGKWENLKKGEFTIWLELRR